The Symphalangus syndactylus isolate Jambi chromosome 11, NHGRI_mSymSyn1-v2.1_pri, whole genome shotgun sequence genome contains a region encoding:
- the IL21R gene encoding interleukin-21 receptor isoform X4 codes for MPPMPPTPATWMYSTSWPTTFSVSTSQTSLATTPRSVAAFSWLRAPAPPFNVTVTFSGQYNISWRSDYEDPAFYMLKGKLQYELQYRNRGDPWAVSPRRKLISVDSRSVSLLPLEFRKDSSYELQVRAGPMPGSSYQGTWSEWSDPVIFQTQSEELKEGWNPHLLLLLLLVIVFIPAFWSLKTHPLWRLWKKIWAVPSPERFFVPLYKDCSGDFKKWVGAPFTGSSLELGSWSPEVPSTLEVYSCHPPQSPAKRLQLTELQEPAELVESDGVPKPSFWPTAQSLGGSAYSEERDRPYGLVSIDTVTVRDAEGPCTWPCSCEDDGYPALDLDAGLEPSPGLEDPLLGAGTTVLSCGCVSAGSPGLGGPLGSLLDRLKPPLADGEDWAGGLPWGGRSPGGVSESEAGSPPAGLDMDTFDSGFVGSDCSSPVECDFTSPGDEGPPRSYLRQWVVIPPPLSSPGPQAS; via the exons ATGCCACCCATGCCACCTACACCTGCCACATGGATGTATTCCACTTCATGGCCGACGACATTTTCAGTGTCAACATCACAGACCAGTCTGGCAACTACTCCCAGGAGTGTGGCAGCTTTCTCCTGGCTGAGAGCA CCGGCTCCCCCTTTCAACGTGACCGTGACCTTCTCAGGACAGTATAATATCTCTTGGCGCTCAGATTACGAAGACCCTGCCTTCTACATGCTGAAGGGCAAGCTTCAGTATGAGCTGCAGTACAGGAACCGGGGAGACCCCTGGGCTGTG AGTCCGAGGAGAAAGCTGATCTCAGTGGACTCAAGAAgtgtctccctcctccccctggaGTTCCGCAAAGACTCGAGCTATGAGCTGCAGGTGCGGGCAGGGCCCATGCCTGGCTCCTCCTACCAGGGGACCTGGAGTGAGTGGAGTGACCCGGTCATCTTTCAGACCCAGTCAGAGG AGTTAAAGGAAGGCTGGAACCCTCACCTGCTGCTTCTCCTCCTGCTTGTCATAGTCTTCATTCCTGCCTTCTGGAGCCTGAAGACCCACCCATTGTGGAG GCTATGGAAGAAGATATGGGCCGTCCCCAGCCCTGAGCGGTTCTTCGTGCCCCTGTACAAGGACTGCAGCGGAGACTTCAAG aAATGGGTGGGTGCACCCTTCACTGGCTCCAGCCTGGAGCTGGGATCCTGGAGCCCAGAGGTGCCCTCCACCCTGGAGGTGTACAGCTGCCACCCACCACAGAGCCCAGCCAAGAGGCTGCAGCTCACAGAGCTACAAGAACCAGCAGAGCTGGTGGAGTCTGACGGTGTGCCCAAACCCAGCTTCTGGCCGACGGCCCAGAGCTTGGGGGGCTCAGCTTACAGTGAGGAGAGGGACCGGCCGTACGGCCTGGTGTCCATTGACACAGTGACTGTGCGAGATGCAGAGGGACCATGCACCTGGCCCTGCAGCTGTGAGGATGACGGCTATCCAGCCCTGGACCTGGACGCTGGCCTGGAGCCCAGCCCAGGCCTAGAGGACCCACTCTTGGGCGCGGGGACCACAGTCCTCTCCTGTGGCTGTGTCTCAGCTGGCAGCCCTGGGCTAGGAGGACCCCTGGGAAGCCTCCTGGACAGACTAAAGCCACCCCTTGCAGATGGGGAGGACTGGGCTGGGGGACTGCCCTGGGGTGGCCGGTCGCCTGGAGGGGTCTCAGAGAGTGAGGCGGGCTCACCCCCAGCCGGCCTGGATATGGACACGTTTGACAGTGGCTTCGTGGGCTCTGACTGCAGCAGCCCTGTGGAATGTGACTTCACCAGCCCCGGGGATGAAGGACCCCCCCGGAGCTACCTCCGCCAGTGGGTGGTCATTCCCCCGCCACTTTCGAGCCCTGGACCCCAGGCCAGCTAG
- the IL21R gene encoding interleukin-21 receptor isoform X5, giving the protein MDVFHFMADDIFSVNITDQSGNYSQECGSFLLAESIKPAPPFNVTVTFSGQYNISWRSDYEDPAFYMLKGKLQYELQYRNRGDPWAVSPRRKLISVDSRSVSLLPLEFRKDSSYELQVRAGPMPGSSYQGTWSEWSDPVIFQTQSEELKEGWNPHLLLLLLLVIVFIPAFWSLKTHPLWRLWKKIWAVPSPERFFVPLYKDCSGDFKKWVGAPFTGSSLELGSWSPEVPSTLEVYSCHPPQSPAKRLQLTELQEPAELVESDGVPKPSFWPTAQSLGGSAYSEERDRPYGLVSIDTVTVRDAEGPCTWPCSCEDDGYPALDLDAGLEPSPGLEDPLLGAGTTVLSCGCVSAGSPGLGGPLGSLLDRLKPPLADGEDWAGGLPWGGRSPGGVSESEAGSPPAGLDMDTFDSGFVGSDCSSPVECDFTSPGDEGPPRSYLRQWVVIPPPLSSPGPQAS; this is encoded by the exons ATGGATGTATTCCACTTCATGGCCGACGACATTTTCAGTGTCAACATCACAGACCAGTCTGGCAACTACTCCCAGGAGTGTGGCAGCTTTCTCCTGGCTGAGAGCA TCAAGCCGGCTCCCCCTTTCAACGTGACCGTGACCTTCTCAGGACAGTATAATATCTCTTGGCGCTCAGATTACGAAGACCCTGCCTTCTACATGCTGAAGGGCAAGCTTCAGTATGAGCTGCAGTACAGGAACCGGGGAGACCCCTGGGCTGTG AGTCCGAGGAGAAAGCTGATCTCAGTGGACTCAAGAAgtgtctccctcctccccctggaGTTCCGCAAAGACTCGAGCTATGAGCTGCAGGTGCGGGCAGGGCCCATGCCTGGCTCCTCCTACCAGGGGACCTGGAGTGAGTGGAGTGACCCGGTCATCTTTCAGACCCAGTCAGAGG AGTTAAAGGAAGGCTGGAACCCTCACCTGCTGCTTCTCCTCCTGCTTGTCATAGTCTTCATTCCTGCCTTCTGGAGCCTGAAGACCCACCCATTGTGGAG GCTATGGAAGAAGATATGGGCCGTCCCCAGCCCTGAGCGGTTCTTCGTGCCCCTGTACAAGGACTGCAGCGGAGACTTCAAG aAATGGGTGGGTGCACCCTTCACTGGCTCCAGCCTGGAGCTGGGATCCTGGAGCCCAGAGGTGCCCTCCACCCTGGAGGTGTACAGCTGCCACCCACCACAGAGCCCAGCCAAGAGGCTGCAGCTCACAGAGCTACAAGAACCAGCAGAGCTGGTGGAGTCTGACGGTGTGCCCAAACCCAGCTTCTGGCCGACGGCCCAGAGCTTGGGGGGCTCAGCTTACAGTGAGGAGAGGGACCGGCCGTACGGCCTGGTGTCCATTGACACAGTGACTGTGCGAGATGCAGAGGGACCATGCACCTGGCCCTGCAGCTGTGAGGATGACGGCTATCCAGCCCTGGACCTGGACGCTGGCCTGGAGCCCAGCCCAGGCCTAGAGGACCCACTCTTGGGCGCGGGGACCACAGTCCTCTCCTGTGGCTGTGTCTCAGCTGGCAGCCCTGGGCTAGGAGGACCCCTGGGAAGCCTCCTGGACAGACTAAAGCCACCCCTTGCAGATGGGGAGGACTGGGCTGGGGGACTGCCCTGGGGTGGCCGGTCGCCTGGAGGGGTCTCAGAGAGTGAGGCGGGCTCACCCCCAGCCGGCCTGGATATGGACACGTTTGACAGTGGCTTCGTGGGCTCTGACTGCAGCAGCCCTGTGGAATGTGACTTCACCAGCCCCGGGGATGAAGGACCCCCCCGGAGCTACCTCCGCCAGTGGGTGGTCATTCCCCCGCCACTTTCGAGCCCTGGACCCCAGGCCAGCTAG
- the IL21R gene encoding interleukin-21 receptor isoform X3 → MLCGWATPLLLLLLQGVLEAGKSKIKTPAVASILAGAAPTSSATPITSRRSSASWRCGTSTPARSPLLVKPAPPFNVTVTFSGQYNISWRSDYEDPAFYMLKGKLQYELQYRNRGDPWAVSPRRKLISVDSRSVSLLPLEFRKDSSYELQVRAGPMPGSSYQGTWSEWSDPVIFQTQSEELKEGWNPHLLLLLLLVIVFIPAFWSLKTHPLWRLWKKIWAVPSPERFFVPLYKDCSGDFKKWVGAPFTGSSLELGSWSPEVPSTLEVYSCHPPQSPAKRLQLTELQEPAELVESDGVPKPSFWPTAQSLGGSAYSEERDRPYGLVSIDTVTVRDAEGPCTWPCSCEDDGYPALDLDAGLEPSPGLEDPLLGAGTTVLSCGCVSAGSPGLGGPLGSLLDRLKPPLADGEDWAGGLPWGGRSPGGVSESEAGSPPAGLDMDTFDSGFVGSDCSSPVECDFTSPGDEGPPRSYLRQWVVIPPPLSSPGPQAS, encoded by the exons ttctggaggctgggaagtccaagatcaagacaccagcAGTAGCTTcgattctg GCTGGGGCTGCCCCGACCTCGTCTGCTACACCGATTACCTCCAGACGGTCATCTGCATCCTGGAGATGTGGAACCTCCACCCCAGCACGCTCACCCTTACTTG TCAAGCCGGCTCCCCCTTTCAACGTGACCGTGACCTTCTCAGGACAGTATAATATCTCTTGGCGCTCAGATTACGAAGACCCTGCCTTCTACATGCTGAAGGGCAAGCTTCAGTATGAGCTGCAGTACAGGAACCGGGGAGACCCCTGGGCTGTG AGTCCGAGGAGAAAGCTGATCTCAGTGGACTCAAGAAgtgtctccctcctccccctggaGTTCCGCAAAGACTCGAGCTATGAGCTGCAGGTGCGGGCAGGGCCCATGCCTGGCTCCTCCTACCAGGGGACCTGGAGTGAGTGGAGTGACCCGGTCATCTTTCAGACCCAGTCAGAGG AGTTAAAGGAAGGCTGGAACCCTCACCTGCTGCTTCTCCTCCTGCTTGTCATAGTCTTCATTCCTGCCTTCTGGAGCCTGAAGACCCACCCATTGTGGAG GCTATGGAAGAAGATATGGGCCGTCCCCAGCCCTGAGCGGTTCTTCGTGCCCCTGTACAAGGACTGCAGCGGAGACTTCAAG aAATGGGTGGGTGCACCCTTCACTGGCTCCAGCCTGGAGCTGGGATCCTGGAGCCCAGAGGTGCCCTCCACCCTGGAGGTGTACAGCTGCCACCCACCACAGAGCCCAGCCAAGAGGCTGCAGCTCACAGAGCTACAAGAACCAGCAGAGCTGGTGGAGTCTGACGGTGTGCCCAAACCCAGCTTCTGGCCGACGGCCCAGAGCTTGGGGGGCTCAGCTTACAGTGAGGAGAGGGACCGGCCGTACGGCCTGGTGTCCATTGACACAGTGACTGTGCGAGATGCAGAGGGACCATGCACCTGGCCCTGCAGCTGTGAGGATGACGGCTATCCAGCCCTGGACCTGGACGCTGGCCTGGAGCCCAGCCCAGGCCTAGAGGACCCACTCTTGGGCGCGGGGACCACAGTCCTCTCCTGTGGCTGTGTCTCAGCTGGCAGCCCTGGGCTAGGAGGACCCCTGGGAAGCCTCCTGGACAGACTAAAGCCACCCCTTGCAGATGGGGAGGACTGGGCTGGGGGACTGCCCTGGGGTGGCCGGTCGCCTGGAGGGGTCTCAGAGAGTGAGGCGGGCTCACCCCCAGCCGGCCTGGATATGGACACGTTTGACAGTGGCTTCGTGGGCTCTGACTGCAGCAGCCCTGTGGAATGTGACTTCACCAGCCCCGGGGATGAAGGACCCCCCCGGAGCTACCTCCGCCAGTGGGTGGTCATTCCCCCGCCACTTTCGAGCCCTGGACCCCAGGCCAGCTAG
- the IL21R gene encoding interleukin-21 receptor isoform X2 — protein sequence MLCGWATPLLLLLLQGGWGCPDLVCYTDYLQTVICILEMWNLHPSTLTLTWQDQYEELKGEATSCSLHRSAHNATHATYTCHMDVFHFMADDIFSVNITDQSGNYSQECGSFLLAESIKPAPPFNVTVTFSGQYNISWRSDYEDPAFYMLKGKLQYELQYRNRGDPWAVSPRRKLISVDSRSVSLLPLEFRKDSSYELQVRAGPMPGSSYQGTWSEWSDPVIFQTQSEELKEGWNPHLLLLLLLVIVFIPAFWSLKTHPLWRLWKKIWAVPSPERFFVPLYKDCSGDFKKWVGAPFTGSSLELGSWSPEVPSTLEVYSCHPPQSPAKRLQLTELQEPAELVESDGVPKPSFWPTAQSLGGSAYSEERDRPYGLVSIDTVTVRDAEGPCTWPCSCEDDGYPALDLDAGLEPSPGLEDPLLGAGTTVLSCGCVSAGSPGLGGPLGSLLDRLKPPLADGEDWAGGLPWGGRSPGGVSESEAGSPPAGLDMDTFDSGFVGSDCSSPVECDFTSPGDEGPPRSYLRQWVVIPPPLSSPGPQAS from the exons GCTGGGGCTGCCCCGACCTCGTCTGCTACACCGATTACCTCCAGACGGTCATCTGCATCCTGGAGATGTGGAACCTCCACCCCAGCACGCTCACCCTTACTTG GCAAGACCAGTATGAAGAGCTGAAGGGCGAGGCCACCTCCTGCAGCCTCCACAGGTCGGCCCACAATGCCACCCATGCCACCTACACCTGCCACATGGATGTATTCCACTTCATGGCCGACGACATTTTCAGTGTCAACATCACAGACCAGTCTGGCAACTACTCCCAGGAGTGTGGCAGCTTTCTCCTGGCTGAGAGCA TCAAGCCGGCTCCCCCTTTCAACGTGACCGTGACCTTCTCAGGACAGTATAATATCTCTTGGCGCTCAGATTACGAAGACCCTGCCTTCTACATGCTGAAGGGCAAGCTTCAGTATGAGCTGCAGTACAGGAACCGGGGAGACCCCTGGGCTGTG AGTCCGAGGAGAAAGCTGATCTCAGTGGACTCAAGAAgtgtctccctcctccccctggaGTTCCGCAAAGACTCGAGCTATGAGCTGCAGGTGCGGGCAGGGCCCATGCCTGGCTCCTCCTACCAGGGGACCTGGAGTGAGTGGAGTGACCCGGTCATCTTTCAGACCCAGTCAGAGG AGTTAAAGGAAGGCTGGAACCCTCACCTGCTGCTTCTCCTCCTGCTTGTCATAGTCTTCATTCCTGCCTTCTGGAGCCTGAAGACCCACCCATTGTGGAG GCTATGGAAGAAGATATGGGCCGTCCCCAGCCCTGAGCGGTTCTTCGTGCCCCTGTACAAGGACTGCAGCGGAGACTTCAAG aAATGGGTGGGTGCACCCTTCACTGGCTCCAGCCTGGAGCTGGGATCCTGGAGCCCAGAGGTGCCCTCCACCCTGGAGGTGTACAGCTGCCACCCACCACAGAGCCCAGCCAAGAGGCTGCAGCTCACAGAGCTACAAGAACCAGCAGAGCTGGTGGAGTCTGACGGTGTGCCCAAACCCAGCTTCTGGCCGACGGCCCAGAGCTTGGGGGGCTCAGCTTACAGTGAGGAGAGGGACCGGCCGTACGGCCTGGTGTCCATTGACACAGTGACTGTGCGAGATGCAGAGGGACCATGCACCTGGCCCTGCAGCTGTGAGGATGACGGCTATCCAGCCCTGGACCTGGACGCTGGCCTGGAGCCCAGCCCAGGCCTAGAGGACCCACTCTTGGGCGCGGGGACCACAGTCCTCTCCTGTGGCTGTGTCTCAGCTGGCAGCCCTGGGCTAGGAGGACCCCTGGGAAGCCTCCTGGACAGACTAAAGCCACCCCTTGCAGATGGGGAGGACTGGGCTGGGGGACTGCCCTGGGGTGGCCGGTCGCCTGGAGGGGTCTCAGAGAGTGAGGCGGGCTCACCCCCAGCCGGCCTGGATATGGACACGTTTGACAGTGGCTTCGTGGGCTCTGACTGCAGCAGCCCTGTGGAATGTGACTTCACCAGCCCCGGGGATGAAGGACCCCCCCGGAGCTACCTCCGCCAGTGGGTGGTCATTCCCCCGCCACTTTCGAGCCCTGGACCCCAGGCCAGCTAG
- the IL21R gene encoding interleukin-21 receptor isoform X6, whose protein sequence is MLCGWATPLLLLLLQGVKPAPPFNVTVTFSGQYNISWRSDYEDPAFYMLKGKLQYELQYRNRGDPWAVSPRRKLISVDSRSVSLLPLEFRKDSSYELQVRAGPMPGSSYQGTWSEWSDPVIFQTQSEELKEGWNPHLLLLLLLVIVFIPAFWSLKTHPLWRLWKKIWAVPSPERFFVPLYKDCSGDFKKWVGAPFTGSSLELGSWSPEVPSTLEVYSCHPPQSPAKRLQLTELQEPAELVESDGVPKPSFWPTAQSLGGSAYSEERDRPYGLVSIDTVTVRDAEGPCTWPCSCEDDGYPALDLDAGLEPSPGLEDPLLGAGTTVLSCGCVSAGSPGLGGPLGSLLDRLKPPLADGEDWAGGLPWGGRSPGGVSESEAGSPPAGLDMDTFDSGFVGSDCSSPVECDFTSPGDEGPPRSYLRQWVVIPPPLSSPGPQAS, encoded by the exons TCAAGCCGGCTCCCCCTTTCAACGTGACCGTGACCTTCTCAGGACAGTATAATATCTCTTGGCGCTCAGATTACGAAGACCCTGCCTTCTACATGCTGAAGGGCAAGCTTCAGTATGAGCTGCAGTACAGGAACCGGGGAGACCCCTGGGCTGTG AGTCCGAGGAGAAAGCTGATCTCAGTGGACTCAAGAAgtgtctccctcctccccctggaGTTCCGCAAAGACTCGAGCTATGAGCTGCAGGTGCGGGCAGGGCCCATGCCTGGCTCCTCCTACCAGGGGACCTGGAGTGAGTGGAGTGACCCGGTCATCTTTCAGACCCAGTCAGAGG AGTTAAAGGAAGGCTGGAACCCTCACCTGCTGCTTCTCCTCCTGCTTGTCATAGTCTTCATTCCTGCCTTCTGGAGCCTGAAGACCCACCCATTGTGGAG GCTATGGAAGAAGATATGGGCCGTCCCCAGCCCTGAGCGGTTCTTCGTGCCCCTGTACAAGGACTGCAGCGGAGACTTCAAG aAATGGGTGGGTGCACCCTTCACTGGCTCCAGCCTGGAGCTGGGATCCTGGAGCCCAGAGGTGCCCTCCACCCTGGAGGTGTACAGCTGCCACCCACCACAGAGCCCAGCCAAGAGGCTGCAGCTCACAGAGCTACAAGAACCAGCAGAGCTGGTGGAGTCTGACGGTGTGCCCAAACCCAGCTTCTGGCCGACGGCCCAGAGCTTGGGGGGCTCAGCTTACAGTGAGGAGAGGGACCGGCCGTACGGCCTGGTGTCCATTGACACAGTGACTGTGCGAGATGCAGAGGGACCATGCACCTGGCCCTGCAGCTGTGAGGATGACGGCTATCCAGCCCTGGACCTGGACGCTGGCCTGGAGCCCAGCCCAGGCCTAGAGGACCCACTCTTGGGCGCGGGGACCACAGTCCTCTCCTGTGGCTGTGTCTCAGCTGGCAGCCCTGGGCTAGGAGGACCCCTGGGAAGCCTCCTGGACAGACTAAAGCCACCCCTTGCAGATGGGGAGGACTGGGCTGGGGGACTGCCCTGGGGTGGCCGGTCGCCTGGAGGGGTCTCAGAGAGTGAGGCGGGCTCACCCCCAGCCGGCCTGGATATGGACACGTTTGACAGTGGCTTCGTGGGCTCTGACTGCAGCAGCCCTGTGGAATGTGACTTCACCAGCCCCGGGGATGAAGGACCCCCCCGGAGCTACCTCCGCCAGTGGGTGGTCATTCCCCCGCCACTTTCGAGCCCTGGACCCCAGGCCAGCTAG